One Leptospira wolbachii serovar Codice str. CDC genomic region harbors:
- a CDS encoding FecR family protein produces the protein MFVRGIMSLRILLTLSSLILISVSLSAEEFAVATFTRGKVSFLSVSDSSKLWKTLKVNDILKPGDRIKTGNGSKVDFLYQETEIRIQPNTDFTLKEWNSDKKVAKAYVEKGAAWFRVSNFKKGSFEVSTPTTTAGVRGTAFGVFFEEKEKKGYTCVCEGLVNINGSDFAKGSGGALKMGATDLEKNDYKDLITKEGATIQFREKRKEIAMLSRCLPCHKPVGWEDTSFTPDETYGKK, from the coding sequence ATGTTTGTTAGAGGGATTATGAGCCTCAGAATCCTTCTAACCCTTTCTTCCTTAATCCTGATCAGTGTTTCCCTTTCTGCGGAAGAATTTGCCGTGGCAACTTTCACCCGTGGAAAGGTGAGTTTTCTCTCTGTCTCCGATTCTTCCAAACTTTGGAAAACCCTTAAAGTAAACGACATCCTAAAACCTGGAGACAGAATCAAAACAGGAAACGGATCTAAAGTAGATTTTCTTTACCAAGAAACTGAAATTCGAATCCAACCTAACACAGATTTTACATTAAAAGAATGGAATTCTGACAAAAAGGTCGCAAAAGCCTATGTGGAAAAAGGGGCAGCCTGGTTTCGGGTCAGTAACTTTAAAAAAGGAAGTTTTGAAGTATCTACTCCAACGACAACGGCAGGTGTCCGAGGGACAGCCTTTGGCGTGTTCTTCGAAGAGAAGGAAAAAAAAGGTTATACTTGTGTTTGTGAAGGTCTTGTGAACATCAATGGTTCCGATTTTGCAAAAGGAAGCGGTGGAGCTTTAAAAATGGGAGCCACAGATTTGGAAAAAAATGATTACAAAGATTTAATCACCAAAGAAGGTGCTACCATTCAGTTTAGAGAAAAACGAAAAGAGATAGCTATGTTGTCTCGATGCCTTCCTTGTCACAAACCAGTGGGTTGGGAAGATACCAGTTTTACTCCGGATGAAACTTACGGTAAAAAGTGA
- the thyX gene encoding FAD-dependent thymidylate synthase — translation MQQSDFESISRVSVPELDSILGKPFPILDDGFIRLVDYMGSDESIVQAARVSYGKGTKKVNEDRGLIRYLMRHRHSTPFEMCELKLHVRVPMDTWRQWIRHRMANVNEYSTRYSVAIDSAQTTLPGEWRVQSVGNKQGSDGYLELSKGDHLTKKETEFQKFATDIYNERLEMGVAREQARKDLPLATYTEAYWKVDLHNLLHFLALRMDDHAQLEIRLFAKTIGEQIVQKWVPNAWEAFVDYRLNAVNLTKYDTQIIHAFNTAGKEGAKKKAIELGLLDEQGTTAKKSREREELESKLKDMGFSIPW, via the coding sequence ATGCAACAATCTGATTTCGAATCCATTTCAAGAGTTTCCGTTCCCGAATTAGACTCCATTCTGGGAAAACCATTCCCGATTTTGGACGATGGATTTATCAGACTCGTTGATTACATGGGATCTGATGAATCGATCGTTCAGGCTGCACGCGTTTCGTACGGAAAAGGAACAAAAAAGGTAAATGAGGACCGAGGCCTCATTCGTTATTTAATGCGCCACCGTCACAGCACTCCCTTCGAAATGTGCGAACTAAAGCTACATGTTCGTGTTCCTATGGACACATGGCGTCAGTGGATTCGCCACCGTATGGCCAATGTCAATGAATACTCTACGCGTTACTCCGTAGCCATCGATTCTGCTCAAACTACTCTGCCGGGTGAATGGCGAGTCCAATCCGTTGGGAATAAACAAGGAAGTGATGGATATTTAGAATTATCCAAAGGTGACCACCTAACGAAAAAAGAAACAGAATTCCAAAAGTTTGCTACTGATATTTACAATGAAAGATTAGAGATGGGTGTGGCAAGAGAACAAGCTCGGAAAGACTTACCACTGGCGACCTATACAGAAGCTTATTGGAAAGTAGACCTTCATAATTTACTGCATTTTTTGGCCCTTCGCATGGATGACCATGCCCAATTAGAAATACGTCTTTTTGCAAAAACTATTGGAGAACAGATTGTACAAAAATGGGTTCCCAATGCATGGGAAGCATTTGTCGATTATCGTTTGAATGCTGTAAACCTAACCAAATATGATACCCAAATCATTCATGCATTCAATACAGCGGGAAAAGAAGGGGCAAAGAAAAAAGCCATTGAACTAGGGTTACTGGACGAACAAGGAACCACTGCAAAAAAAAGCCGGGAACGTGAGGAATTAGAATCTAAACTAAAAGATATGGGATTTTCTATTCCTTGGTAA